A part of Arachis hypogaea cultivar Tifrunner chromosome 12, arahy.Tifrunner.gnm2.J5K5, whole genome shotgun sequence genomic DNA contains:
- the LOC112728575 gene encoding fatty acyl-CoA reductase 2, chloroplastic produces MDIHKMEEIYSRNTKYSFQSQNDVLGCLINVILYQELFKCLRQIHEKSYKAFMLSKLVPVVGNICESNLGLDEDSSNVIMDEVDVIVNSAANTTFDERYDTAININTKGPCRLMSIAEKCKKLKLFLHVSTAYVNGQRQGRIMERPFSIGDCIAREKSISEIPQSFLPALDIEGEINMVSNYNGNIEDNLLAQKMREMGLERARRYGWQDTYVFTKAMGEMMIDKLREDIPVVVIRPSVIESTFKEPFPGWMEGNRMMDPIVLCYGKGQLTGFLVDPNGVLDVVPSDIVVNATLAAMARHGMDQKRDINVYQIASSVVNPLVFQDLARLLYEHYSSSPCIDSKGRPIQVPLMKLFSSTEEFSGHLWRDAIQKSGLTAMASSKGKMSQKLENICRKSVEQAKYLANIYEPYTFYGGRFDNSNTERLMEIMSEEEKREFGFDVKAIDWKDYITNVHIPGLRRHVMKGRGMGS; encoded by the exons ATGGACATACATAAAATGGAAGAAATATATTCTAGGAATACAAAATATTCATTTCAGTCACAGAATGATGTCTTGGGGTGCTTAATTAATGTCATACTTTATCAAG AGCTTTTCAAATGCcttagacaaatccatgaaaaatcCTACAAAGCCTTTATGTTGAGCAAGCTAGTACCTGTAGTAGGCAACATTTGCGAATCGAATCTTGGACTAGATGAAGATTCTTCCAATGTTATTATGGATGAGGTAGATGTaattgtaaattctgcagctaaTACAACATTTGATGAAAG ATATGATACTGCTATCAACATAAACACCAAAGGACCGTGTCGCCTTATGAGCATTGCCGAAAAATGCAAGAAGCTTAAGCTCTTTCTGCATGTTTCAACAG CTTATGTCAATGGACAAAGACAGGGAAGAATTATGGAAAGACCATTTAGCATTGGAGACTGCATAGCTAGAGAAAAATCCATATCTGAAATTCCACAAAGTTTTCTTCCAGCATTGGACATCGAAGGCGAAATAAACATGGTTTCGAATTACAATGGGAACATTGAAGACAACTTACTAGCTCAAAAGATGAGAGAGATGGGTCTAGAAAG GGCTAGAAGATATGGGTGGCAAGATACTTATGTGTTCACAAAAGCTATGGGAGAAATGATGATTGATAAATTGAGGGAAGATATTCCAGTTGTTGTAATTCGTCCAAGTGTTATAGAAAGCACTTTTAAAGAACCATTTCCTGGATGGATGGAAGGAAATAG GATGATGGATCCAATAGTTCTATGCTATGGGAAAGGACAGCTAACAGGTTTCTTGGTAGATCCAAATGGGGTACTTGATGTG GTTCCATCTGACATAGTTGTTAATGCAACCTTGGCAGCAATGGCAAGACATGGAATGGATCAAAAGCGAGATATCAATGTGTATCAAATTGCTTCATCTGTAGTGAACCCTTTGGTGTTCCAAGACCTTGCAAGATTGCTCTATGAACATTATAGCTCCTCTCCATGCATTGACTCAAAGGGTAGGCCAATTCAAGTTCCATTGATGAAGTTGTTTAGCTCCACAGAGGAATTCTCTGGCCACTTATGGAGAGATGCTATTCAGAAGAGTGGACTCACAGCTATGGCCTCATCAAAGGGGAAGATGTCTCAGAAACTTGAAAATATTTGTAGAAAATCAGTGGAGCAAGCAAAGTACTTAGCCAATATTTATGAACCATACACATTTTATGGTGGAAG GTTTGATAACAGTAACACAGAAAGATTAATGGAAATCATGTCTgaagaagaaaaaagggaatTTGGATTTGATGTAAAGGCAATAGATTGGAAAGATTATATCACCAATGTTCATATACCAGGTCTAAGGAGACATGTCATGAAGGGAAGGGGAATGGGTAGTTAG
- the LOC112730659 gene encoding probable pectinesterase/pectinesterase inhibitor 40 isoform X2 — MIFALILLATHLNYFIETPNFKSTTQQEGKKHLHFQNHIQLVAHSKCKGTLYPDLCVSTLSTFPNLETRTMPQIISKVVNHTVHEVKSSSNNCTTIIKNLQNTLNTIEKRALDDCLKLFDDTIVELNTTILDLSKNPSSSSSSSSNQDLQTLLSGAMTNLYTCLDGFSQSKNGNAVRGLIEEKVIEISHHVSNSLAMLKKVKTSLKKEEVSAEYGTMKKGFPSWVSAKDRKLLEGGNVNETKIDVVVAKDGSGNFTTIGEAVAVAPNSTTTRFVIYIKSGAFTSRMWK; from the exons ATGATTTTTGCACTGATCCTTTTAGCTACACATCTCAATTATTTCATTGAAACCCCAAATTTCAAATCAACAACACAACAAGAAGGGAAAAAACATCTCCATTTCCAAAACCATATCCAATTAGTAGCACATTCAAAATGCAAAGGAACACTCTACCCTGATCTCTGTGTCTCAACCTTATCCACATTCCCAAACCTTGAAACAAGAACAATGCCACAAATAATCTCCAAAGTAGTCAACCACACAGTCCATGAAGTCAAATCTTCATCCAACAACTGCACCACCATAATCAAGAATCTCCAAAACACTCTCAACACAATTGAGAAAAGAGCCTTAGATGATTGTCTCAAACTCTTTGATGACACCATAGTAGAACTCAACACCACCATTCTTGATCTCTCAAAaaatccatcatcatcatcatcatcatcttccaaCCAAGATTTGCAAACTCTACTAAGTGGGGCAATGACAAATTTGTACACTTGTCTTGATGGTTTCTCACAAAGCAAAAATGGGAATGCTGTGAGAGGGTTGATAGAGGAGAAAGTGATTGAGATATCACATCATGTTAGTAACTCATTGGCAATGTTGAAGAAAGTGAAGACAAgtttgaagaaagaagaagtgtCTGCTGAATATGGAACAATGAAGAAAGGGTTCCCTTCATGGGTTTCTGCTAAGGATAGGAAGCTTCTAGAAGGTGGAAATGTGAATGAAACTAAGATTGATGTTGTTGTGGCTAAAGATGGTTCTGGAAATTTTACTACTATTGGTGAAGCTGTAGCTGTGGCTCCTAATTCCACCACAACCag GTTTGTGATATACATAAAAAGTGGAGCATTCACTTCGAGAATGTGGAAGTAA
- the LOC112730659 gene encoding probable pectinesterase/pectinesterase inhibitor 40 isoform X1, which translates to MIFALILLATHLNYFIETPNFKSTTQQEGKKHLHFQNHIQLVAHSKCKGTLYPDLCVSTLSTFPNLETRTMPQIISKVVNHTVHEVKSSSNNCTTIIKNLQNTLNTIEKRALDDCLKLFDDTIVELNTTILDLSKNPSSSSSSSSNQDLQTLLSGAMTNLYTCLDGFSQSKNGNAVRGLIEEKVIEISHHVSNSLAMLKKVKTSLKKEEVSAEYGTMKKGFPSWVSAKDRKLLEGGNVNETKIDVVVAKDGSGNFTTIGEAVAVAPNSTTTSNHGSYIYTPKKKRRRSTPKDHHNDGKKT; encoded by the exons ATGATTTTTGCACTGATCCTTTTAGCTACACATCTCAATTATTTCATTGAAACCCCAAATTTCAAATCAACAACACAACAAGAAGGGAAAAAACATCTCCATTTCCAAAACCATATCCAATTAGTAGCACATTCAAAATGCAAAGGAACACTCTACCCTGATCTCTGTGTCTCAACCTTATCCACATTCCCAAACCTTGAAACAAGAACAATGCCACAAATAATCTCCAAAGTAGTCAACCACACAGTCCATGAAGTCAAATCTTCATCCAACAACTGCACCACCATAATCAAGAATCTCCAAAACACTCTCAACACAATTGAGAAAAGAGCCTTAGATGATTGTCTCAAACTCTTTGATGACACCATAGTAGAACTCAACACCACCATTCTTGATCTCTCAAAaaatccatcatcatcatcatcatcatcttccaaCCAAGATTTGCAAACTCTACTAAGTGGGGCAATGACAAATTTGTACACTTGTCTTGATGGTTTCTCACAAAGCAAAAATGGGAATGCTGTGAGAGGGTTGATAGAGGAGAAAGTGATTGAGATATCACATCATGTTAGTAACTCATTGGCAATGTTGAAGAAAGTGAAGACAAgtttgaagaaagaagaagtgtCTGCTGAATATGGAACAATGAAGAAAGGGTTCCCTTCATGGGTTTCTGCTAAGGATAGGAAGCTTCTAGAAGGTGGAAATGTGAATGAAACTAAGATTGATGTTGTTGTGGCTAAAGATGGTTCTGGAAATTTTACTACTATTGGTGAAGCTGTAGCTGTGGCTCCTAATTCCACCACAACCag CAACCATGGAAGCTACATCTACACAccgaagaaaaagagaagaagaagcacacctaaagaccatcacaatgatggcaagaaaacataa